Proteins co-encoded in one Meiothermus sp. genomic window:
- a CDS encoding nucleoside triphosphate pyrophosphatase produces MKNLPTLILASQSPRRAELLQRLALPFEARPADIDEETLGHLEPAQMALELATQKAQAVWQPGQWVLAADTVVALEDETLGKPRNPQENRRFLQQLSGRQHTVYTGFAILKPGGGLHREVALAQVTFRPLQAWELEWYVQSGEGLDKAGGYGAQGLGMVLLERIEGDFYTVMGLPVSRVWQRLYELGYFGLEPHLPDPKEL; encoded by the coding sequence ATGAAGAACCTTCCTACCCTGATCCTGGCCTCGCAAAGCCCGCGCAGGGCCGAGCTGTTGCAGCGGCTGGCCCTGCCCTTTGAAGCGCGCCCTGCCGACATTGACGAAGAAACCTTGGGGCACCTCGAGCCCGCCCAGATGGCCCTGGAGCTGGCTACCCAGAAAGCCCAGGCCGTCTGGCAGCCCGGGCAGTGGGTGCTGGCGGCCGATACCGTGGTGGCGCTGGAGGATGAAACCCTGGGCAAGCCCCGCAACCCCCAGGAGAACCGGCGATTCTTGCAGCAGCTCTCGGGGCGGCAGCACACGGTGTACACCGGCTTTGCCATTCTCAAACCAGGCGGAGGCCTGCACCGTGAGGTGGCCCTGGCGCAGGTCACCTTCCGCCCGCTACAGGCCTGGGAGCTCGAGTGGTATGTTCAAAGCGGCGAGGGGCTGGACAAAGCCGGAGGCTACGGCGCACAGGGGCTGGGCATGGTGCTGCTAGAGCGCATCGAGGGCGACTTTTACACCGTGATGGGCTTACCCGTGAGCCGGGTCTGGCAGCGGTTGTACGAGCTGGGCTATTTTGGCCTCGAGCCCCATCTGCCAGACCCAAAGGAGCTGTAA
- a CDS encoding valine--tRNA ligase: MTEPKELPKTYDPQAVEPRWALEWAQNPLKPELNAHKGKGPFTIVIPPPNVTGNLHLGHALDNTIIDTIIRFKRMQGYEALYLPGTDHAGITTQVLVEKELAQEGLTRHDLGREKFLQRVWAFKEKNGGAILHQLRRIGASCDWSRERFTMDEGLSRAVRRAFIEYYHQGLAYRGKRIVNWDPVAQTVVSDLEVNVEPTPGKLYTLAYPLAGGGEIQIATVRPETIFADVAVAVNPADERYRHLIGQKARIPLTERYIPIIADEAVLMDFGTGALKITPAHDPTDFEIGSRHHLEMPSVIDLKGCLAGELVPEPFRGLERFEARRRVVQALEEAGHLREVRDYTIALGYSDRTKAPVEPLLLEQWFVRMKPVAQKVLEGLDRGEMRFVPERWEKVNRDWLENIKDWAIARQLWWGHQIPAWYDEEGNIYVPDPDNPDLDCDQDPRYAHLKLRRDEDVFDTWFSSALWPFSTLGWPDATPDLKKYYPTDVLVTGYDIIFFWVARMQMSGYQFTGRAPFHTIVLHGLYLDAKGQKMSKSKGNGIDPLELIDKYGADACRFAWDYLATGGQDIRHDERRYEQGRNFANKLYNAARFVLMNRQAGLSSAPATPTLADRWMVSRLNRGIAEITEAYEAFDLGRAARLVYELVWSEFCDWYLEAAKPALREGNQATLHTLESTLAALLKLLHPIMPFITSELYEALTGDTTQLALQDWPQAGARDLEAEKAFETLQATITATRNLRAELGIPPQQEVAVHLDGPGAALVMENLALFRFLSKAQASIGSPEKAIAQVTANTTVYLKPEGDLSSFLERQRKRLLELEKQVEQGQKKLANPGFVERADPAIVQAERERLAENQAQLERIRQNLARLG; encoded by the coding sequence ATGACCGAACCTAAGGAACTACCCAAAACCTACGACCCCCAGGCAGTGGAGCCCCGCTGGGCCCTGGAATGGGCCCAGAACCCCCTCAAGCCCGAACTCAACGCCCACAAGGGCAAGGGGCCTTTCACCATCGTGATCCCACCGCCCAACGTGACCGGCAACCTGCACCTGGGTCACGCGCTGGACAACACCATCATCGATACCATCATCCGCTTCAAGCGCATGCAGGGCTACGAGGCCCTGTACCTGCCCGGCACCGACCATGCCGGCATCACCACCCAGGTGCTGGTGGAAAAAGAACTGGCCCAGGAGGGGCTAACCCGCCACGACCTGGGCCGGGAGAAGTTTTTGCAGCGGGTCTGGGCTTTCAAGGAGAAAAACGGTGGCGCCATCCTGCATCAGCTCCGGCGCATTGGGGCTTCGTGCGACTGGAGCCGCGAGCGCTTCACCATGGACGAAGGGCTCTCCCGCGCGGTGCGGCGGGCCTTCATCGAGTACTACCACCAGGGGCTGGCCTACCGGGGCAAGCGCATTGTGAACTGGGATCCGGTGGCCCAGACGGTGGTGAGCGACCTCGAGGTCAACGTCGAGCCCACCCCCGGCAAGCTCTACACCCTGGCCTACCCCCTGGCAGGGGGCGGCGAGATTCAGATTGCCACGGTGCGCCCCGAGACCATCTTTGCCGATGTGGCCGTCGCGGTGAACCCCGCCGACGAGCGCTACCGGCACTTAATTGGGCAGAAGGCCCGCATCCCCCTCACCGAGCGGTACATTCCCATCATCGCCGATGAAGCGGTGCTGATGGACTTTGGCACCGGGGCCCTGAAGATTACCCCGGCCCACGACCCCACCGACTTCGAGATCGGCAGCCGGCACCACCTGGAGATGCCTAGCGTAATTGACCTGAAGGGCTGCCTCGCGGGTGAGCTGGTGCCCGAGCCGTTCCGGGGTTTGGAGCGCTTCGAGGCCCGCCGGCGGGTGGTGCAGGCGCTGGAAGAAGCCGGGCATCTGCGGGAAGTCCGCGACTACACCATCGCCCTGGGCTACTCCGACCGCACCAAGGCCCCGGTGGAGCCCCTCCTGCTCGAGCAGTGGTTCGTGCGGATGAAGCCGGTGGCCCAAAAGGTGCTGGAAGGCCTGGATAGAGGCGAGATGCGCTTCGTGCCCGAGCGCTGGGAGAAGGTCAACCGCGACTGGCTGGAAAACATCAAGGACTGGGCCATCGCCCGGCAGCTCTGGTGGGGCCATCAGATTCCGGCCTGGTACGACGAGGAGGGCAACATCTACGTGCCCGACCCGGACAACCCCGACCTCGACTGCGATCAGGATCCCCGCTACGCCCACCTCAAGCTGCGGCGCGACGAGGACGTTTTCGATACCTGGTTCTCTTCGGCGCTGTGGCCTTTTTCCACCCTGGGCTGGCCCGATGCCACCCCCGACCTGAAGAAGTACTACCCCACCGACGTGCTGGTGACGGGCTACGACATCATCTTCTTCTGGGTGGCCCGTATGCAGATGTCGGGCTACCAGTTCACCGGTCGGGCCCCCTTCCACACCATCGTGCTGCACGGGCTGTACCTGGACGCCAAGGGCCAGAAGATGTCCAAAAGCAAGGGCAACGGCATTGACCCCCTCGAGCTGATTGATAAATACGGGGCCGACGCCTGCCGCTTTGCCTGGGATTATCTGGCTACGGGCGGGCAGGACATCCGCCACGACGAGCGGCGCTACGAGCAGGGGCGTAACTTTGCCAACAAGCTCTACAACGCCGCCCGCTTCGTGCTGATGAACAGGCAGGCGGGCCTCTCCAGCGCCCCGGCCACCCCCACCCTGGCCGACCGCTGGATGGTTTCGCGCCTGAACCGGGGCATCGCCGAGATTACTGAGGCCTACGAGGCCTTCGACCTGGGCCGGGCCGCCCGGCTGGTCTACGAGCTGGTGTGGAGCGAGTTTTGCGACTGGTACCTGGAGGCTGCCAAGCCCGCGCTGCGCGAGGGTAACCAGGCCACCCTGCACACCCTGGAATCTACCCTGGCGGCCCTGCTCAAACTGCTGCACCCCATCATGCCCTTCATCACCTCGGAGCTGTACGAGGCCCTCACCGGTGATACCACCCAGCTAGCCCTGCAGGACTGGCCCCAGGCCGGTGCGCGCGACCTCGAGGCCGAAAAAGCCTTCGAAACCCTGCAGGCCACCATCACCGCCACCCGCAACCTGCGGGCTGAGCTGGGCATCCCGCCCCAGCAGGAAGTCGCGGTGCATCTGGATGGGCCGGGGGCCGCGCTGGTGATGGAGAACCTGGCGCTATTCCGCTTCCTTAGCAAAGCCCAGGCCTCTATAGGTAGCCCCGAAAAAGCCATCGCCCAGGTGACCGCTAACACCACCGTCTACCTCAAGCCCGAAGGCGACCTGTCGAGCTTCCTGGAGCGCCAGCGCAAGCGGCTGCTCGAGCTGGAGAAGCAGGTTGAGCAGGGGCAGAAAAAACTCGCCAACCCAGGTTTTGTGGAGCGGGCCGACCCGGCCATCGTGCAGGCCGAGCGGGAGCGGCTGGCCGAGAACCAGGCCCAGCTCGAGCGCATCCGGCAAAACCTGGCCCGCCTGGGGTAG
- a CDS encoding GGDEF domain-containing protein, producing MSAEKLREEDLKLLQLLEQMQGQIAQSSSSLESLKEALELARRLVEERNQSLLNARSPLLEGYGAEDDDKLTGLPGKIAFEKALERAFASSEAFSVVTFDIDGFQAINERFGSEVGDEVLRRIGQLVRKALRASDVAGRIDGEEFALILRGITGDRAFGVCERLRLAVLKYPWNQLHPELKVTISLGFACRDDEPSAQEVLARADRFQAEAKSSGRNQTFPGLYY from the coding sequence ATGAGTGCGGAAAAGCTGCGCGAAGAAGATCTCAAGCTGCTGCAATTGCTCGAGCAGATGCAAGGCCAAATTGCCCAGTCGAGCAGCAGCCTGGAGTCCCTCAAGGAGGCCCTCGAGTTAGCCCGGCGCCTCGTGGAGGAACGTAACCAGAGCTTGCTCAATGCCCGCAGCCCCCTGTTGGAAGGCTATGGAGCCGAAGACGACGACAAACTTACCGGACTGCCCGGAAAAATAGCCTTCGAGAAGGCCCTCGAGCGGGCTTTCGCCAGCAGCGAGGCTTTCAGCGTCGTAACCTTCGACATCGATGGCTTCCAGGCGATCAATGAGCGCTTTGGCAGTGAGGTAGGTGACGAGGTGCTGCGCCGCATCGGCCAGCTGGTGCGCAAAGCCCTGCGCGCCTCGGATGTGGCTGGAAGAATAGACGGTGAGGAGTTTGCCCTGATCCTGCGCGGCATTACCGGCGACCGGGCCTTTGGCGTCTGCGAGCGGCTGCGCCTGGCCGTGCTCAAATACCCCTGGAACCAGCTCCACCCCGAACTCAAAGTCACCATCAGCCTGGGCTTTGCTTGCCGCGACGACGAGCCTTCGGCCCAGGAAGTACTTGCACGCGCAGACCGCTTCCAGGCCGAGGCCAAAAGCTCGGGCCGCAACCAAACCTTCCCCGGACTTTACTACTAA
- a CDS encoding Mrp/NBP35 family ATP-binding protein, with protein sequence MSTLTEALVLEALKTVHDPELHKDLVSLGMIEQIAVKGTKATVKINLTTPACPLKEKIEGDVRLALGRIGATEVEVHFGAQVRGPQNLPLPGIQHIVAVGSGKGGVGKSTVAANLAVALAQEGARVGLLDADIYGPSQAQMFGTQGEKLRVDEQKRMVPLERYGIKLISIANIVPPGQAMVWRGPILHGTLKQFLQEVAWGDLDYLIVDLPPGTGDVQLSLAQLTRLSGGVIVTTPQDVARIDAERALDMFKRVQVDILGIIENMSFFEQNGQKTYIFGQGGGRKMAEQYNTAFLGEIPIALSVREGGDSGVPVVIGAPDSLEALAFRQVARNLAGRLSVQAYMLLPMA encoded by the coding sequence ATGAGTACGCTCACCGAAGCTCTGGTATTGGAAGCCCTGAAAACCGTCCACGACCCCGAGCTACACAAGGATCTGGTGTCGCTCGGCATGATCGAGCAAATCGCCGTGAAAGGAACCAAAGCCACGGTCAAGATCAACCTAACCACCCCGGCCTGCCCCCTCAAAGAAAAAATCGAGGGGGATGTGCGGCTGGCCCTGGGCAGGATTGGCGCTACCGAGGTTGAGGTGCATTTTGGCGCCCAGGTGCGTGGGCCCCAGAACCTGCCTCTGCCGGGAATCCAGCACATTGTGGCGGTGGGTTCGGGCAAGGGGGGCGTGGGCAAAAGCACCGTTGCCGCCAACCTGGCCGTCGCGCTGGCCCAGGAAGGTGCACGGGTAGGCTTGCTGGACGCCGATATCTACGGCCCCAGCCAGGCCCAGATGTTTGGCACCCAGGGCGAGAAGCTACGCGTAGACGAGCAAAAGCGGATGGTGCCCCTGGAGCGCTACGGCATCAAGCTCATCAGCATCGCCAATATTGTGCCGCCGGGCCAGGCCATGGTCTGGCGCGGCCCCATTTTGCACGGCACCCTCAAGCAGTTCCTGCAGGAGGTGGCCTGGGGCGACCTCGACTATCTGATTGTAGATCTGCCGCCCGGCACAGGGGATGTGCAGCTTTCGCTCGCGCAGCTCACCCGGCTTTCGGGGGGTGTGATCGTGACTACCCCGCAGGATGTGGCCCGCATCGACGCTGAGCGAGCTTTAGATATGTTCAAGCGGGTGCAGGTCGACATCCTGGGCATCATCGAGAACATGTCGTTTTTCGAACAAAACGGGCAGAAGACCTACATCTTTGGGCAGGGGGGCGGCCGCAAGATGGCCGAGCAGTACAACACCGCCTTTCTGGGCGAAATCCCCATCGCGCTCTCGGTGCGCGAGGGGGGGGACAGCGGTGTGCCGGTGGTGATTGGGGCGCCCGATTCGCTCGAGGCGCTGGCTTTCCGTCAGGTGGCGCGCAATTTAGCAGGTCGATTGTCGGTGCAGGCCTACATGCTGCTGCCGATGGCATAG
- a CDS encoding ArsR family transcriptional regulator, producing the protein MGETKLRILETLRSRASCAGSLAESLGISKVAVHRHLEDLEREGLVRARLEKNEGRGRPKQVYQAVDEQAPYARMCADVLTHLKELFGEGLVLEVLTRRNNKLLEELAPHMEGLSLEQKIYRLAEFLTQQGYQASFYQENGAWYLEQARCPKLALSLEHNEFCQTELEMYQKLLGVPITREERIAVGSDCCRYRIEPTLESGE; encoded by the coding sequence ATGGGTGAAACCAAGTTACGGATTCTGGAAACCCTGCGCTCGAGGGCAAGTTGCGCGGGTTCGCTGGCCGAGTCGCTGGGCATTTCCAAGGTAGCCGTGCACCGCCACCTGGAAGATCTCGAGCGCGAAGGGTTGGTACGGGCCCGCCTGGAGAAAAATGAGGGCCGGGGCCGTCCCAAACAGGTCTACCAGGCTGTGGACGAGCAGGCCCCGTATGCCCGCATGTGCGCCGACGTGCTTACCCATCTCAAAGAGCTTTTTGGGGAAGGGTTGGTACTGGAGGTGCTGACCCGGCGCAACAACAAGCTGCTCGAGGAGTTAGCCCCGCATATGGAGGGTCTGAGCCTCGAGCAAAAAATTTACCGCCTGGCCGAGTTTCTGACCCAGCAGGGCTACCAGGCCAGCTTTTACCAGGAAAACGGGGCCTGGTACTTAGAGCAGGCGCGCTGCCCCAAGCTGGCGCTTTCCCTCGAGCACAACGAGTTTTGTCAGACCGAGCTCGAGATGTATCAGAAGCTTCTGGGTGTCCCCATCACCCGCGAAGAACGTATCGCTGTCGGGAGCGACTGTTGTCGCTACCGTATTGAGCCCACGCTCGAGTCTGGCGAGTAG
- a CDS encoding thiamine pyrophosphate-dependent dehydrogenase E1 component subunit alpha produces MVQEKVRFQPFSSEPIRLVDEQGHWVAPFEHGLPPELLQRFYRDMLAARLLDEKLVILIRTGKTSFIAPHAGHEAAQVGIAHALRKGHDWLFPYYRDMGLVLALGVPLVEIFGQTLGNAADPAKGRQMPSHPGSKALNVFTVCSAIASHIPPATGAALSMKLRRTGQVAVCTFGDGATSEGDWHAGINFAAVGRAPAVFVCENNRYAISVNISKQTASENIAIKAQAYGMPGYYVDGLDVLASYFVMQEAIERARAGQGPSLVELVVHRFGAHSSADDDSRYRSREELAAERQQDPLLRYQRFLEQQGLWDAQWANELRLEISKALEAALQEALQAGEPDPLEMFDDVYAARPWHLEEQRRLVAEELQS; encoded by the coding sequence ATGGTTCAGGAAAAAGTACGCTTTCAGCCCTTTAGCAGCGAGCCCATCCGCTTGGTGGATGAGCAGGGCCACTGGGTGGCCCCGTTCGAGCACGGTCTTCCGCCCGAACTGCTGCAACGCTTCTACCGCGATATGCTGGCCGCCCGGCTGCTGGATGAAAAACTGGTCATCCTGATTCGCACCGGCAAGACCAGCTTTATCGCTCCCCACGCCGGCCACGAGGCCGCCCAGGTGGGCATTGCCCATGCCCTGCGCAAAGGCCACGACTGGCTCTTTCCCTACTATCGCGATATGGGGCTGGTGCTGGCGCTGGGGGTGCCGCTGGTGGAAATTTTCGGCCAGACCCTGGGCAACGCCGCCGACCCGGCCAAGGGCCGCCAGATGCCATCACACCCTGGCAGCAAGGCCCTCAATGTGTTCACGGTTTGTTCGGCCATCGCTTCGCACATTCCGCCTGCGACCGGGGCAGCCCTGAGCATGAAGCTGCGCCGCACCGGCCAGGTAGCGGTCTGCACCTTCGGCGACGGGGCCACCAGCGAGGGGGACTGGCACGCCGGCATCAACTTTGCGGCCGTGGGGCGGGCTCCGGCGGTGTTCGTCTGTGAAAACAATCGCTACGCCATCAGCGTGAACATCTCCAAGCAGACCGCTTCAGAAAACATCGCCATCAAGGCCCAGGCCTATGGCATGCCCGGCTACTACGTGGACGGCCTGGACGTGCTGGCCAGCTACTTTGTGATGCAGGAAGCCATCGAGCGGGCTCGAGCCGGCCAGGGGCCCAGTCTGGTGGAGCTGGTGGTGCACCGCTTTGGGGCCCACTCCTCCGCCGACGACGACAGCCGCTACCGCTCGCGCGAGGAGCTGGCCGCCGAGCGCCAGCAAGACCCCTTGCTGCGCTACCAGCGGTTCTTGGAGCAACAGGGCCTGTGGGATGCCCAGTGGGCCAACGAGCTACGGCTGGAAATCTCCAAGGCCCTCGAGGCCGCCCTGCAAGAAGCCCTGCAGGCCGGTGAACCCGACCCGCTCGAGATGTTCGACGATGTCTACGCCGCCCGACCCTGGCACCTGGAGGAACAGCGGCGCCTGGTAGCAGAGGAACTGCAGTCCTGA
- a CDS encoding alpha-ketoacid dehydrogenase subunit beta gives MPTMTLIQAINTALDEEMKRDERVMLLGEDVGKRGGVFLATEGLQQKYGPDRVMDTPLSEAAIIGAAVGLAAHGMRPVAEIQFADYVFPGIDQLFSQAAKLRYRSGGQFSAPMVVRMPTGGGVKGGHHHSQSPEAHFAHTAGLKVIVVSTPYDAKGLLKAAIRNDDPVVFMEPKRLYRAVKEEVPADDFLLPIGKAAVRREGRDITLVSYGGPMVETLKAAEEMVAAGLDPEVIDLRTVMPWDKETVLASVAKTGRLLMISEAPRTASIASEVTATVSEELFDQLLAPPLRVTGFDTPYPLAQDKLYMPTVTRILAAAKRLLDY, from the coding sequence ATGCCAACCATGACCCTGATCCAGGCCATAAACACGGCCCTGGACGAAGAGATGAAGCGCGACGAACGCGTGATGTTGCTGGGCGAAGACGTGGGCAAACGGGGCGGGGTGTTCCTGGCTACCGAGGGCCTCCAGCAAAAATACGGCCCCGACCGGGTGATGGACACCCCTCTCTCGGAGGCTGCCATCATCGGGGCGGCGGTGGGGCTGGCCGCGCATGGGATGCGCCCGGTGGCCGAAATTCAGTTTGCCGACTATGTATTCCCCGGCATCGACCAGCTTTTTTCTCAGGCCGCCAAACTGCGCTACCGCTCGGGCGGCCAGTTCAGCGCACCCATGGTGGTGCGCATGCCCACCGGCGGCGGCGTAAAGGGCGGGCACCACCACTCGCAAAGCCCGGAAGCCCACTTTGCCCACACCGCCGGCCTGAAGGTAATTGTGGTCTCGACCCCCTACGACGCCAAAGGGCTCCTGAAGGCGGCCATTCGCAACGATGACCCGGTGGTCTTCATGGAGCCCAAGCGCCTGTACCGGGCGGTAAAGGAAGAGGTGCCCGCCGACGACTTTCTGCTGCCCATCGGCAAGGCGGCGGTTCGCCGGGAGGGCCGGGACATCACGCTGGTTTCCTACGGGGGGCCGATGGTCGAGACCCTCAAAGCCGCCGAGGAGATGGTGGCCGCGGGCCTCGACCCCGAGGTGATCGACCTGCGCACGGTGATGCCCTGGGACAAAGAAACGGTGCTGGCCTCGGTAGCCAAAACCGGCCGTCTGCTGATGATCTCCGAAGCGCCGCGCACGGCCAGCATCGCCTCGGAGGTCACCGCTACCGTTTCGGAAGAACTCTTCGACCAACTGCTGGCCCCGCCCCTGCGGGTCACCGGGTTCGACACCCCCTACCCGCTGGCGCAGGATAAGCTCTATATGCCAACTGTTACCCGTATCCTGGCTGCGGCCAAACGTCTACTGGACTACTAG
- a CDS encoding dihydrolipoamide acetyltransferase family protein: MPKEVVLPELAESVVEGEILRWLVNEGDALKKDQPFVEVMTDKVTVELPSPYEGVLLQKLVKEGQVVPVHAPIALIAEPGEVDAVVSDKKPAPAPSLQAQEERSIVEPGQVAEDDGASLSLFKPDNKPEQVKNPFTKAAPLAVSGPSTATVQAHGRVIAVPAARKLARELGLDIAQIPGSGPNGRVRVENVKAYAEQKSRATPPAAAPSTPERGAPLLGLAPVQYKTPKGYEELETRVPLRGLRRAIAQQMMASHLYTVRTLSVDEVDMTELVALRNRLKLEAEAQGVRLSYLPFIFKAVAVALKKFPALNSSLDEARQEVVLKHYVNIGMAVAAENGLIVPVVRDVERKSLLQIAREINDLAEKARSGKLSPEEVSGSTFSITNIGSIGALFSFPIINVPDAAILGVHSIQKRPVVGEHDEIVVRQMMYLSLSFDHRLVDGAEAARFTKEVIRLLEKPERLFLEAL; the protein is encoded by the coding sequence ATGCCTAAAGAAGTGGTGCTGCCCGAGCTGGCAGAGTCGGTGGTGGAAGGTGAAATTCTGCGGTGGCTGGTGAATGAAGGCGATGCCTTGAAAAAAGACCAGCCTTTTGTGGAGGTCATGACCGACAAGGTCACGGTGGAGCTACCGAGTCCCTACGAAGGGGTGCTGCTGCAAAAGCTGGTCAAGGAGGGGCAGGTGGTGCCGGTGCACGCCCCCATCGCCCTGATTGCCGAGCCTGGCGAGGTGGACGCGGTGGTTAGCGATAAAAAGCCCGCCCCGGCGCCCAGCCTGCAAGCCCAGGAGGAGCGCTCCATTGTGGAGCCGGGCCAGGTAGCAGAAGACGACGGGGCCAGCCTCTCGTTGTTCAAACCGGATAACAAGCCAGAGCAGGTCAAAAACCCCTTCACCAAAGCCGCGCCGCTGGCGGTATCCGGGCCAAGCACCGCCACGGTTCAGGCCCACGGACGGGTGATCGCAGTGCCGGCGGCCCGCAAGCTGGCCCGCGAGCTGGGGCTGGACATCGCCCAGATACCGGGTTCGGGGCCCAACGGGCGGGTGCGGGTGGAGAACGTGAAGGCCTACGCCGAGCAAAAAAGCCGTGCCACACCGCCCGCTGCCGCACCTTCGACACCCGAGCGCGGTGCGCCCCTGCTGGGCCTGGCGCCGGTGCAGTACAAGACCCCCAAGGGCTACGAGGAGCTCGAGACCCGCGTACCCCTGCGCGGCCTGCGGCGGGCCATCGCCCAGCAGATGATGGCCTCGCACCTTTACACGGTGCGCACCCTCTCGGTGGACGAGGTGGACATGACCGAGCTGGTGGCCCTGCGCAACCGGCTCAAGCTCGAGGCCGAAGCCCAGGGGGTCAGGCTCAGCTACCTGCCCTTCATCTTCAAGGCGGTGGCGGTGGCCCTCAAAAAATTCCCGGCCCTCAACAGCTCGCTGGACGAGGCAAGGCAGGAGGTGGTGCTCAAGCACTACGTTAATATCGGCATGGCCGTGGCCGCCGAAAACGGCCTGATTGTGCCGGTGGTGCGGGACGTGGAGCGCAAAAGCCTGCTGCAGATTGCCCGCGAGATAAACGACCTGGCCGAGAAAGCCCGCAGCGGCAAGCTATCCCCGGAGGAGGTGAGCGGCTCTACCTTCAGCATCACCAACATCGGCTCGATTGGGGCGCTGTTCAGCTTCCCCATCATCAACGTGCCGGACGCCGCCATCCTGGGTGTGCACTCCATCCAGAAGCGCCCGGTGGTTGGCGAGCACGACGAAATTGTGGTGCGGCAGATGATGTACCTCTCGCTCTCCTTCGACCATCGGCTGGTAGACGGGGCCGAGGCGGCCCGCTTCACCAAAGAGGTCATCCGGCTCCTGGAAAAACCCGAGCGGCTCTTCCTGGAAGCGCTGTAG
- the lpdA gene encoding dihydrolipoyl dehydrogenase → MSTIYDVIVIGTGPGGYHAAIRAAQLGKKVLAVEAEYVGGVCLNVGCIPTKALLHAAEELEGTKHGSTFGLEVKEARLDLKKLGGWRDGIVKKLTGGVSQLLKGNKVDLKTGFARFVDKNTIEVGGERIQGKTFIVATGSEPNTLPGFEVDQKDIVDSTGALRVEDKFPKRMLCIGGGAIGLEFAQVYKRMGAEVTVIEFMGQILPAADPETANLLAKILGKQGIAIKTHTKGVKVERKKDGLYVTLEHTQTGQQETLVVDKILVATGRRPRGKGLGLEAIGVVVDERGYIPTNEKMETNVPGIYAIGDVTRPPLLAHKAMKEGLIAAENAAGGNAVMDYQIPNVVYTSPEWAAVGLTEEEATKAGYKVKVGKFPLSASGRAMTLEATDGLIKLIGDAETDLLLGGHIVGPNASDMIAEIALALEMGATVTDVGLTVHAHPTLSEGIMEAAEHLHRQAIHIANR, encoded by the coding sequence ATGTCCACCATCTACGACGTAATCGTGATCGGAACCGGCCCCGGCGGCTACCATGCGGCCATCCGGGCCGCCCAGCTTGGCAAGAAGGTGCTGGCGGTAGAGGCCGAGTATGTGGGGGGGGTCTGCCTGAACGTGGGCTGCATTCCCACCAAAGCCCTGCTGCACGCTGCCGAGGAGTTGGAGGGCACCAAGCATGGCAGCACCTTTGGTCTGGAAGTTAAGGAGGCCAGGCTCGACCTGAAAAAGCTGGGCGGCTGGCGCGACGGCATCGTCAAGAAACTGACCGGCGGGGTCTCGCAGCTCTTGAAGGGCAACAAGGTAGATCTGAAAACCGGCTTTGCCAGGTTTGTTGATAAAAACACCATCGAGGTAGGGGGCGAGCGCATCCAGGGCAAGACCTTCATCGTGGCTACCGGCTCGGAGCCCAACACCCTGCCCGGTTTCGAGGTTGACCAGAAAGACATCGTGGACTCCACCGGGGCCCTGCGCGTCGAGGATAAGTTCCCCAAGCGGATGCTCTGCATCGGCGGGGGGGCGATTGGGCTCGAGTTCGCCCAGGTCTACAAGCGCATGGGGGCCGAGGTCACAGTGATCGAGTTCATGGGCCAGATTCTGCCCGCCGCCGACCCCGAGACCGCCAATCTGCTGGCTAAAATCCTGGGCAAGCAGGGCATCGCCATCAAAACCCACACCAAAGGCGTGAAGGTCGAGCGCAAGAAAGACGGCCTTTACGTCACCCTCGAGCACACCCAGACCGGCCAGCAGGAAACGCTGGTGGTGGACAAGATTCTGGTGGCCACCGGGCGCAGGCCGCGGGGCAAGGGGCTGGGCCTCGAGGCCATCGGGGTGGTGGTAGACGAGCGCGGTTACATCCCCACCAACGAAAAAATGGAGACCAACGTACCTGGCATCTACGCCATCGGCGACGTCACCCGCCCGCCCCTGCTGGCCCACAAAGCCATGAAGGAGGGCCTGATTGCCGCCGAGAACGCCGCCGGGGGCAACGCGGTAATGGACTACCAGATTCCCAACGTGGTCTACACCAGCCCCGAGTGGGCCGCGGTGGGCCTGACCGAGGAAGAAGCCACCAAGGCCGGCTACAAGGTCAAGGTGGGCAAGTTCCCGCTCTCGGCCTCGGGCCGGGCCATGACCCTGGAAGCCACCGACGGCCTGATCAAGCTCATCGGCGACGCCGAGACCGACCTGTTGCTGGGGGGACATATCGTGGGCCCCAACGCTTCCGACATGATCGCCGAGATCGCCCTGGCCCTGGAGATGGGCGCCACCGTGACTGACGTGGGCCTCACCGTGCACGCCCACCCCACGCTCTCCGAGGGCATCATGGAGGCCGCCGAGCACCTGCACCGCCAGGCCATCCACATCGCCAACCGCTAG